Sequence from the Nerophis ophidion isolate RoL-2023_Sa linkage group LG10, RoL_Noph_v1.0, whole genome shotgun sequence genome:
TATGGAACAATGTTAATGTTGGACAATGGacacacaaaaaagtaaacaatatAGCGCTTGGCTGCTGGACGTTTCAAAgtgcttgttgatgacgtcacggGGGCTGACTCATCAGGTTAGCGTCGCCGCAGACATTATTGTTCGCAGGAAACAATCCGGGCGGAACGAATTGCTCTTTAGCGTGCGCCGATGAAAAAAGGTACACAATGATCGTAGATCACAAAACCACACAAACAAGGACGAcacttaaattgaaaaaaaaaaaaaagactaccgTCGAACAATCGCGACAATAGCGACACATAAAGAAGACGGGATGTGCGCGTGTGTGGTCGATGTAGCACAACGTGCATGGTTAGTGCGTTCACAGAAAGACCACATAGTCAACAACGGGCGTTTTTTTTTGTCGACCAAACCGAGGAATGAGAAGCATCGACCATCTTACCTTTGCAGTGCTGCTGCTTTTCAAAATGGTCGCGGCTGCTTCCGCCTGACTGCCGGGCACTAGGGGGTGGGGGCAGGAGGGGGAGGGGGGTATTGTGTGCATTCCACGTAAAGCCATGTTGTTGCAGACCGGAAGTAACGTGCACATACATgagttaaacatttatttaaacattttactttctttttataACCTTTTGAGTATGGAAGGAAAGTACATTCATTATTTGATGTTAATGTAAACTTAATTGCTCGtatattttttaatcacatttttgaGTATTCTCCATTTGAAATGTCATTTTCATCAGGCGTTGGTTCTTTGTCCCATGACCTCTCAGAGGTTCGCAACCAGTGTCTCGCTGCCGACTTTACTCCTTCCTTTCCCAGCTATAGGCCGTTCTCGCTCCTCCCACAGTGTGAGCCCGTCGCAAGCGCAGATCTGTTTGGGGTTCTGGAAGAGGCCTGCCGACCTTGCAATGATCCCACACGCTATCCTGCTCTCCAAGAAAACAAGATTGTGCAGATCACCTGGACTCAACCATGGTTCTGATCCCCCTCCCCATGCTCTCACTCACCTGGCACCAGAGTTTCCTGTCAGCTTGGAGAGCGGATGACCCCCTCGGCCCAGGTCATCTGGTCCAGCGTCCAACACCAGAGACCGTCCAATCACGTCCCAGACCTTCAGCTGATTGTCCTCAAGTCTGAACGATGCTCTGCCATCAGGTCCAGCAACTATATTTCCCAGATCACCGACATGCTGCACGACGACAACGCAGTCTTTGGGAAGAACACGGTGCACCAGAAAATAGCCACATCCAGAAGAACACCGCACCAGCAAATATTCACATCCAGAAGAACACTGCACTAGCCATTGCTCACATCCACACGCATACTGCACCAGCAAGTACTCACATCCAGATGCACATTGCACCAGCAAGTACTCACATCCAGATGCAAACTGCGCCAGAATGTTTTTACATCCAGGCGCACATTGCGCCggaaaatcgggcggaaggcagggtatggagtccgcatggaactggagctggagggggtgtggcctacagctccgcctgaatttcaggagattttcgggagaggcgctgaacttCGGTAGTTTccaggagggttagcaagtatgccaGAAGCACACTGCACCAGCAATTAGCCACATCCAGAAGCACACTGCACCAGCAATTAGCCACATCCAGAAGCACACTGCACCAGCAATTAGCCACATCCAGAAGCACACTGCACCAGCAAGTAGTCACATCCAGAAGAACACTGCACCAGCAAATAGTCACATCCATACCGACATCTCTCTTATAAACAAGTCATACCCGCTCAGCATCTTGTGGACCACCATGATGTCTTCCAAGTGGGTTGAAGTGTTCGCCACAGCTGCTGACACAAGCACACATTTAAGTTTGCAGTATACCAGAGACAAACTACACTAAGAAGTAGTAGCACATACAAGGGAGGAAAAAGGATGCATTAGTCACTTTTTCTTATATATCTTTTTAACATTTGTTCATATTTATTGCATGCCAAAATCCAAATCAATATAGGTGAAAATGCTGTAAGAACAGGGAAGCCTACTTTTAGcttgtgtttgtatttttgttttaatgaaaGTGTTTAGAATGAATTGAGGACCGCAAATGAGCCCCTGAaccacacctgttttgaattctcTTACACATTACAAGTGGATGAAAGCACAATGGTTCTACGCAGTGATCACGTTAAAACGTATTATTAATATGATTTAATGAAGCACATCTGCTGATTGGCTGGTTGTCATGTAACCAGTGGGACTACCTGAGGCAGTCGTCAGTGAGGTCTCCGAGTGCGTGCACGTGTAGGCCGTGGGCTCCGGGCTCCAAGCCATCAATAGTCCCGTCAATCAAGCATCGTCCGGCAGACAACTGCAAGAAACGCACCACTCCTTGGACCCGCCCCTTGCCGGCCAGCATGGCGACCGCTGCACCCTGATCTGTCACATAATCAGGGGGGCCTAAGATTAATTTCGTCTTTGCTACAAATGTTGAATATTCATGTAAATGCCAAAGCCTtaaaatcataaggttcatgcatttagGCATAAGCTTgtatggagtttttttccccttgtggGCCATTTGTGACATCACAGATTGACGGACGCATTTATGTGGGCATTCTCGTCCTCTCCCTGTGATGTCACTTCTTGTTTCATGACTTCCCGCCTGTTCTGAGGTCTATAAAATGAATACTTCCACACAGGACTGTTTTGTCAACATGGACAAGAAACTACTATGTTGGATTAGCTGCTTAACTCCAAAGAAAAACAGGGCACCATTTAGATATGGCTTAACATCTACATGTAAACAAGGACAAACAACTAAAAACAATTTtgcgattaaaaaaatatatatatatttaccattgCATTGACCACATACTGAAACTATACTTGGTATCGTCACCGTTGATATTTGTATTTATCTGCCCACCTTTGGTTTCAAGAGCTCTAGCTCAGCGTTAG
This genomic interval carries:
- the ccs gene encoding copper chaperone for superoxide dismutase encodes the protein MDSDKPAKLEFAVQMKCEGCADQVRAALEQKDGVQSVSVDVSEGRVLVESSLTSGEVQALIESTDRRAVLKGIGGLEEQDQGAAVAMLAGKGRVQGVVRFLQLSAGRCLIDGTIDGLEPGAHGLHVHALGDLTDDCLSCGEHFNPLGRHHGGPQDAERHVGDLGNIVAGPDGRASFRLEDNQLKVWDVIGRSLVLDAGPDDLGRGGHPLSKLTGNSGARIACGIIARSAGLFQNPKQICACDGLTLWEERERPIAGKGRSKVGSETLVANL